Within Mongoliitalea daihaiensis, the genomic segment GTAAGACGGTGATGTTATTTCATAGTATTCAGCAGTTATTGGAAGAGAATATCCATCCACATAAGTTTTTTTTATTGGCATCGATAATCCAATTTATGTTCATTTGTACCAGCATCCCTTTATACCTTTAACATTGGAGATATTACTTTAAAGATGAGGCATGTTAGTTGAAATAAGTGCTTATTTAGATTTCTCTCGGTTATATCTTCATATTCAACAATAAGGATATCTATGAAAATTTCCGCATTTCTTATCCTTCTCATCCTCACCTCATGTGTTGGTACACGGGAATACCGGGTACAGAGCTATCAGGTGATGCCGTTTAAGGTGGTGGATACTTCGGAGCGAGTATTTGTGGAGTTTCCGAGGGAGCTGACGGAGAAGGAACTAATGACCATCAGACCCATTGTTCTGGGCAAATTAGAAGAACGGGATTTTCAAGAGGTACTGTGCAGCAGGTATGATCGAGCTAGATTAACGATGGCAGGGATTCATGACTTTTCGACCCAACGGAATTATCAGCGCCTCTTTACTGATGCCGGTATCCGCTATCTGTTGCGAGTTCAAACCTGGGATCGGAGGCATTATGACTGGGAGTTTCCTGTGATGCAGTATGCTTACAATGCTGAGGAAGATAAAACATACATTGTGCGAGGAGATCTAGGGCTAGAAAAGCAGTATTGGTTGACTCTTAAATACAGTCTTTATGACTCCAAACTGGATAAGGAAGTCGCCGAACTCATCACTACTGCATCTCACCCCCGTGGACGTTTCCACAAAAAAGCTATAGAAAAAGACATCCAACAACTACTAGCCCTCTTTGATAATCAATTGAAGTAAATAAATGAAGTTCACGCTCCGAGCGCCAGGGATTTATTTCAACTTTATTTCCACCTTATTTCCCTCTCCACTCCTATAAATCTCTCCACCCCATCCAATATCCAAGTATTCTAATATCAACTAATATCCTCTATTACTTCAATCGCACCTCCATAATCCCATCCGCTCGTATAAAAAGTTTTATATCCTCAGGAGTTACATATATTCCTTCAATCGCTACATCGGGATTTCGAACCCGAAAATTGGCAAAATCAGTTTCAAAGTACCCTAATTGCTGCATTTCTTTTCTTGTATCCCTCAAAAAACCTGAGAGGGGATAAGAGGACATCTTGTTGACTTGCTTGAGAATGCTAGACTTTTTGGAGTTGATGGCGAGCTTTGCAGGCAGATTGGAAGTTTTAACATCAAATTGTGCACTTTCGAGGCCTAAACTTTCGGTTTCTTCATCAAAAACAGGTTGGCCGGCAAATAGAAACTGTCCTTTAATTTCATTTTTCCCTTTTCGGATGGCTTTGAAGTCCATGGTGAGCAGAATTTTTTCTCCGTATTGCTGGGTTTTGAGGTTGGATGGAATGACAACCGTATTTTTATCTGTACGGATTTCTTTGCCGCTCATAGCTTGATTCAAATAGATATCTAATTCTTTGTAAGGTAACGCTAGTGGGAGCAAAAGATCGAGGGTATTAGAAGTGTCATCATTGTAATAAATGTTTGGTAAAGGGACTTTTGGTGTAGTTGGTTTTTGACCGATGACTGAGTACATGTTTCCTTCAATTCCTAGGTAAAGGGTCATTTTTTGATCCATGGTGATCTCTTCTTTGACACGAATTTTGGATGGGACACCATAAAAGTGGACCATCATTCCCTCTTGTTCGACACTGTAGGGTTTGGCAAAAGCATCCCAAGTTTCTTGGGCCATGCTCTTAAAATCAAAGCGAGTCAAACCAGCGGCTGAGAGTTGATTATCTAAGACTTTTTGTAGTTGGGACTTTACTACCCTGTCTAAGTCAATCTCAAAACCGAGAAAATTATATTTCATAGATTTTCCCCAACTTTCAATCTGAAGATTTTTTACTTGGATATCCCAGTTTCTGCCGATTTCAGGAACGAAACTTATCTCAGGAATAAGATTTTCATTGAATGGAAAGTTGGTAGAAAGATTTTGACCAAAAACTTTCCGTTCGATCTGGAAATCTCCTTTCAGGTTCATGGGGGCTTTGACCTTCAGCGTATTATTCGGTCCAGCTGTCAGTTTGATTTTTCCGGTTCGTTTGACATCTAAATCTGCTTTCATACCATTTCCAATAGGTAAACCCTTGTCAGCAAATAGTTGATTGCTCCAGTCTTTGTTGAGATTGTCCTCTAGGTAAGAAAGTGGAAAAACGATGGGGATATTAATATATGAGGTGGTAGCAGGAAGTTCTGTTGTTTCCATCTGATGTGCTTTATGCGGCTTGATGGAAGTACATGAAATGGAAAGTAAGAGCAGAATCAAAAACCAAGATGGCTGGGAATGCATAGATGAGTAGTTAAGTAAGCGCTGTTTTAGGGAACGTAAAAGCCTCTATAAAGATATAGTCATTACATGAATAGTACCAAAAATCGTGCAAATTGATATGTGGGGTTACGGGAACTTATTTAAAGGTAAAAACATTTGTTTTGAGTAATATCTGCAACCTATGAATTGGAATAGATTAGAGTCAATCGATCAGTTAGTGGAGATCAAAGAAAAAAGTCTAGAGAAGCCTGTTTTGATTTTTAAGCATAGTACCCGATGCTCGATTAGTAGCATGGTTTGGGATCGCTTGAAGCGCAATTGGAAAACAGAAGATTTTGATCGAGTAGATCCTTTCTTTTTAGATTTGATTGCTCATAGAGACATTTCTAACTCGATTTCTAAAGAATTTGATGTGTATCATGAGTCTCCTCAAATCATTTTAATCAAAGATGGTAAAGCCACCTATGACACTTCTCATATGGGGATTAATTACAACGATATCATGAAGCGCTTGTAGATTCTTTATGGAATTTCCGCATTCTGGAGTAATTTTGAGCATGATGCAATGGGAAAAATTACTGGCAGCTGGAAGATTTGATCCTGAAAACAGGGCTATCCCCTCTAATGAACGCTTTCGTACAGAGTTTGAACGCGATTATGATCGAATTATTTTTTCAGCACCTTTTCGTAATCTTCAAGATAAAACACAAGTATTTCCTTTACCAGAGCATGATTTTGTTCATACGCGATTAACACATAGCCTAGAAGTGTCTAGTGTTGGCAGGTCTTTAGGTAAATCAGTAGGAGAATATTTACTTGGAAAGTATGCGTCGCTTCAATCAGTGGGGATTTCCCCTTCGGATGTGGGCGCTATTGTGGCCGCTGCAGCTTTGACTCATGATATTGGCAATCCTCCCTTTGGACATGCAGGAGAAGATGCCATCTCTGATTTCTTCAAATTTCATCCTTATGGACAGGTTTGGCAAAGACATGTGAAGTCTTTGGAGTGGGAGGATTTGTGCAAGTTTGAGGGAAACGCACAAGGCTTCCGGATGTTAGTTTCTAAGGAGAATGGATTGAAGCTTTCGTTGGCTACCTTGGCAGCCTTTACCAAGTACCCAAGACCTTCTCAATTGTTTGAGCAGAGCAAAACTCGAAGATCTCAAAAGAAATATGGATTTTTTGCCGATCAGATGGGTGATTATGCGTATTTGGCAGAAAAGCTAGGTCTGAAACAAGTGAATTCCGAATGTTGGTTGAGACATCCGCTGGCTTTTTTGGTGGAAGCTGCTGATGACATTTGCTATAGTATCATTGACCTTGAGGATGGGTGCACCTTGGGACTAGTGAGTTGGGAGGAAGGGATAAGGCTACTTTCCGGAATCTTACAAGAGAAGTATCAACCTGAAAAACTTCAAAAGTACAACAAGGAGTCCCAGCAGTTAGCGGTATTACGGGCAATGGCGATTAGCAGATTGGTGGAGGAAGTGGTGCAAGCTTTTATTCAGCAAGAAGAGGCGATGCTAGAAGGTGAGTTTGATCAGGCTTTGACAGATATCATACCTTCTGCAGAAGCTTTAGCAAAAATCGTAAAAATTTCTGTCAGCCAAATTTATCGCTCTAAACCTGTCTTAGAAAAAGAAGCAGCAGGATTTCAAGTGATAGAGGGTCTCTTAGAGGTATTTTCTACGGCCATCAATCATAAGTTTTATCAGA encodes:
- a CDS encoding DUF4403 family protein, giving the protein MHSQPSWFLILLLLSISCTSIKPHKAHQMETTELPATTSYINIPIVFPLSYLEDNLNKDWSNQLFADKGLPIGNGMKADLDVKRTGKIKLTAGPNNTLKVKAPMNLKGDFQIERKVFGQNLSTNFPFNENLIPEISFVPEIGRNWDIQVKNLQIESWGKSMKYNFLGFEIDLDRVVKSQLQKVLDNQLSAAGLTRFDFKSMAQETWDAFAKPYSVEQEGMMVHFYGVPSKIRVKEEITMDQKMTLYLGIEGNMYSVIGQKPTTPKVPLPNIYYNDDTSNTLDLLLPLALPYKELDIYLNQAMSGKEIRTDKNTVVIPSNLKTQQYGEKILLTMDFKAIRKGKNEIKGQFLFAGQPVFDEETESLGLESAQFDVKTSNLPAKLAINSKKSSILKQVNKMSSYPLSGFLRDTRKEMQQLGYFETDFANFRVRNPDVAIEGIYVTPEDIKLFIRADGIMEVRLK
- the ytxJ gene encoding bacillithiol system redox-active protein YtxJ, with product MNWNRLESIDQLVEIKEKSLEKPVLIFKHSTRCSISSMVWDRLKRNWKTEDFDRVDPFFLDLIAHRDISNSISKEFDVYHESPQIILIKDGKATYDTSHMGINYNDIMKRL
- the dgt gene encoding dGTP triphosphohydrolase, which translates into the protein MEFPHSGVILSMMQWEKLLAAGRFDPENRAIPSNERFRTEFERDYDRIIFSAPFRNLQDKTQVFPLPEHDFVHTRLTHSLEVSSVGRSLGKSVGEYLLGKYASLQSVGISPSDVGAIVAAAALTHDIGNPPFGHAGEDAISDFFKFHPYGQVWQRHVKSLEWEDLCKFEGNAQGFRMLVSKENGLKLSLATLAAFTKYPRPSQLFEQSKTRRSQKKYGFFADQMGDYAYLAEKLGLKQVNSECWLRHPLAFLVEAADDICYSIIDLEDGCTLGLVSWEEGIRLLSGILQEKYQPEKLQKYNKESQQLAVLRAMAISRLVEEVVQAFIQQEEAMLEGEFDQALTDIIPSAEALAKIVKISVSQIYRSKPVLEKEAAGFQVIEGLLEVFSTAINHKFYQTELFSGKDRSILRLLPKELSSADWENHTHTYALLRSLIDFISGMTDKHALALYRRVKGIALPGA